The genomic stretch CGCAGCGGGGCGGTCGCCAGCGCCTACCACACCGGCCGCTTCACCAAGGTGGCCAAGCTCGCGAAGGAACTGCGGGTGCAGACACCGGCCGACCGCGGGCCCGGCCAGCCATGGCGGCCCGGGGCTCCGGTGCCCGCGGCGGTCGATCCGGACCTGCCGAGCGCGGACATTCGCATCGGCTACGCCCGCTGCTCGACCCTCGGGCAGGAACTCGATTCGCAGCTGGACGCGCTCGCCAAGCACGGGATCGAGCGAGAGAAGATCTTCAGCGAGAAGATCAGCACCCGGATCAAGGTCCGCCCCGCCTTCGAGGAGGCGCTGAAGACCGCCCGGGAGATCAAGGCGCACGCCCCGCACTGCCGGGTCCTGTTCACGGTGTACGAGATGAAGAGGCTGGGGCGCGACGCCGCCGAACTCACCGCCCTCGCGGATCATCTGACCGAGCACGGCCTGGTGCTGGAGATGCTCGCCGGGCCGCTGCCCGGCATCTACGACCCCACCGGGCCGGGCAAGCTCCTGTTCGGCTTCTTCGCTGCGATGGCGGAGACCGAGCGGGAGACCATCCGCGAGTCGACGCTCGAAGGGCTCGACGCCGCGGCCCGCAAGGGCAAGTACGGCGGCCGGCCCCCGGTCATCACCGACGACATGCTGCACACCGTGCTCCGCCGGAAAGCGCTCGGCGAGTCCGTCGAGCAGATCCAGCCCGACCTCATCATCCCCACCGGCAAGCGCAAGGGACAGAGCCCGTCCGTGGCTAGCATTTACCGGGCACTCGCCGAGTATCAGAAGGCGCAGGCGTACCCCGACGCCGTCGAGGCAGCCCAGGCCGACTTCACGGCGCTACGCCAGCGGTCAGCGACCGCGCCCCCAGCTCGTAGAGGACCGCTACTGGCCGTTCCGACGCTCCGACGGCTGTAGGGCCTGGCTACCGCCAAATCCCGGTCCGATCCCTCCCCAAGGGCCATAGCCGTCTACCACCCCTCCGGCGATCTCCGTCCACCCGCACCGCTGCTTGTGCTCCCAGCCTTGCCCGGTGCGACCCTCGGCACAGATCATCCGGCCGTCGCTCATCAGGTGGTACCACCCGTCGCCGCCCAGTACGGCTACCCGGGGTACGGACGGCTTGGGAACCCCAGACAGACTGCACGGCTCGCCGGCCCGTTCCCTCACCATCTCCTCGATCCACCACACGCCAAGGTGGGCGTACTGCCACAGCAACTTCGCCCGCCGATACGGGGGAAGATCATCCAGAGTCGGCATAGCCGACATCGTGCCGTACGACACTGACACCACACGCGACCGGCTCTCCTGTTGTTGTCTACGGCTGCCTTCCCGCATGCGCTTCTAGTCGAGACCTCCGCAGGTACACAGGCCCCTGAAGCGATCCCGCTTCATCAGCGTCGCGTGCTCGGCAATGTCCCTGAGAGTCACCGTGGCCCAGTTGCCCAACTCCGCAAAATGCGCGATCGCGTCAGCCAAGGCCATGGCGGAGATGCGGTCTGTATGAGCCTCAGGGGTCTCGTTAGCGAGCCGGCCCGCTGCCGCAGTGGCGTGCCTGAGCCAATGCACGGAATCGAGGGGACAGTCAGATGCGTGGACTTGGGGGCTCTCGCCTATCGCCGGCACCAGCCTGGCGAGGGGTTTCCCGTGGCGAGTGATCAGGACCTGACTGCCTTGAAAGCCAACCTCGTTGAGCAGGTCGGCGAAGTTCCTGCGGGCCTCTTCGGCCGTCATCCGCTTCATGCCCGCGACTCTACCAGTCTGTTAGGATCTATAGAACCTTACAGAACTGGAGAAGTCGAGTGCAGGAAGCGCTGACACCCGAGCTGGACAGGCGATGCGGGAACCCTGAGTGCAATGCGGCTCTCGGCCAGGACACCAGGCAGAAGTACTGCAAGCCCAAGTGCCGCGATAGGGCCACCTACCTCCGGCGCGGCGGCAAGGAGTTCGTGTACGCCCGGTCCATAGAGAACCTGTACGGGGTGTCGGTCGACGAGTACACGGCCCGGATGCAGGCACAGGGCGGGCGGTGCGCCGTCTGCCGAGATGAGCCCGAAGAGGGTAAGCGGCTGCACGTGGACCACAACCATGCCAGCGGAGCCGTGCGGGACTTGCTGTGCCGCTGGTGCAACTACGCCCTCGGAAACGCCAAGGACAGCCCGAGCCGCCTGCGAGCCATGGCGGACTACTTGGAACGCCATCAGAGGTAAGCGGAGCGTTTCTGTGCGCGCTTTGTATCACCCACCTATAATTTACCTTGTACGTGCCTGGTTGCCCTGGGAAGGATCTCTCTCACATGACAACTGCCCTGCCGACCACTGACGACGTCCAAGCCTTGCACCAGTTCATCCAGGACCGCACCGAGGAGGAGTGGAAGCACGCCAGTGCTGCCGAAGATCTGCCGGATTCACACTTCGACACGATCCGCCGGCTCAGCAACTCCAACAAGCTTGCGCTCACCGGGACTACGGCCTACCTGCTTGACACCTTGAAGCGAGGCGACAACGAGCAGGCCGCTCGCGTGTGGGACTACCTGACGTCCTGCGGCGAACAGTGGCAGGAGCACTCTGCTTGGAAGACCGCTTGGGCCAACCCGGCGCGGGCTGCATTGAGGCATCCGTGACCGACCACGACCTGGGAATGGTTGACACCGAGCGACATACAGCTGAGCACGCCGGCCGGTGGAAGGCCGACCATGGGCAAGCTCCGCACTACAGCCCGGCGGTCTTCGGTGCATGGACGTGCATCGCTTGCCCACTGGACACTTGCGACTGGCACCACGACGATCCCGTATCCCAGCCGACCGATCCGGCGCTGCTAGAAGCGATGGTGAGCGAGCACCTCGAAGGCCACGACGTGGCCGACTTCCTGCGCGCCCTCCAGGCCGCGCGTGATTCCAACGTGGCGCTGCGCGAGTCCAACAACCGAGCCTGGGACGTCGTCAGTCTCCACCGTCTGCGCGCGGTCCACCGGGGCGAGCACACCGCCAGCGACCCTGTTGCGCAAATGCTGTCTGCCGCGCTGGTCGGGATCGCGGAGCATGAGGACGTACGAAGCGAGCTGACTGACCTGAGCAGGGGCGTCTTGGGCGCCGAGGGCATCGCTTCCGCCCCCGCTGCCGAGAGGCTGAGCGGAGCCGGCTCGTGGACGTGACCGCCGTAAGGCTTCTTCCACACTGTCCGAACCCGGTGCAGGTTCATGCACTCGACCGTGCCACGGGACCGTACCTTGCCGAGGTCTGCGGCTGCTCCCACACTGCCCTTGGTCGTGTGCACTGGATGAGGAACGACGGCCGACAGATGCACTGCAAATGCGGTCCGCAAAACCCCCTCGTGCACTCAACAAGGCGAGACCACACGTTCCTTATCCCGCTGACGGGTGGCGTCGTCTGCTGGTCGTGCTCCCAGGGCCTATATAGCCGCCACTTCGTCCGGCGCGCGGAGGCTGGAAGTTCCTGCTGCTACTGCCCGGGCAAGGTCGGAGACGGCTCCGGGTGGCATCTGAAGGGCCACCCTGCGTCCGGCGTTCCGGGGGCTCGCCGATGACCACCGAGCACGAGGAAGAGGTCATTGAGGCCGAGCTGGTCGAAGAGAACCTCCCTGCACTCCTCGACCCCGCCCCCCGCGTCCGGCCCGCCGTCGACCGGCACACCATTCTCTACCCGGGCCAGAGCGTCCCCACCGAATCCGAGACGCCTCGGTACACCGAACGCGATCTCTACGTCTCCGCGCGTACCGCCGAGAGGCTGGAGAAGCAGTCCGCGCCGAAGAACACCAGTGCCAACTACACGTCGCAGCGCAACCTGTTCGCCGCCTGGTGTACCGAGCAAGGCCGAGTCTCGCGACCGTGCACCACCGCCACCTACGTCGAGTACGTCGCCCACCTCATCGAGGAGGGGCGCTCGCCGAACTCCATCAGCGCCGCCATGTCCGCGATCCGCACCTGGATGCCCGAGGACAAGAAGCCCGGCACCAAACAGGCCCGGGGCATGCTGAACGAGTACAAGAAGACGTGGGCGAAGCGCACCGCCGTCCGCAAAGCACCCCCCATCACTGACGCCCTCCTGCGCGCCATGGTCGCCACGTGCGACCTGCGTACGACCACCGGTCGCCGCGACCGGTGCATGCTCCTTCTCGGCCGCGGCGCCCTTAACCGCCGGATCGAACTTGCCGACCTCTCCATGGCCGACGTCACGGTCGACGACGACTTCGTCACCCTCCACATTGGGTACTCCAAGACTGACCAGGAAGCCAAAGGCGAGTACACCGAGATCCCAGCCGATCCCGACCCTCTGCTCGACCCGGTAGGAGCCGTTCGGGACTGGCTCACCTCTCTCCATCACCTCGGAGTCCGCGAAGGCGCGTTCTTCCGAGCGCTCACTTCCCGGGGCACCTTGCAGAGCCGCGCTGTCGCCACGGAGCGAGGAGACTACGTCTCCGGTGACGCCATCAACGATTGGGTGCGCGGCCGTGCACACAAAGCCGGGACCAAGAACTGGCAGAAGGTCACCGCACACGGCCTGCGCCGCGGCGGGGCCCAGACAATCGCGGACGCAGGTGGCGATCCGACGAAGCAGGGTCGATGGAAGCCGGGCTCGGCGGTGGTGAAGCGGGAGTATCTGGACCGTGCGCAATCACGCGCCCAGAATCCGTGGCTGAAGGTGCAAGAGCGACGGCGCTCTGATGGCCTGTAGCTTCTACTCAGTTGAGGCACCATCGGCTTGCGCGGGCAATGCCCTGTGGCGCCTCATGGCCTCGCGCTGACGCCTTCCTGTATCCGCAATTGCCAACTGATTCGCGTCCTTGTACGCGCTGGTCAGCTTCCCTACGTGATCATGGATCTTCTTCAGATGCTCTTCGATCCGCTTCGTCGGACGCTCTCCCAT from Streptomyces sp. NBC_00690 encodes the following:
- a CDS encoding recombinase family protein, which gives rise to MTDPQEPSPPAASEADLVERHPCPKCKAVPGSPCRSRSGAVASAYHTGRFTKVAKLAKELRVQTPADRGPGQPWRPGAPVPAAVDPDLPSADIRIGYARCSTLGQELDSQLDALAKHGIEREKIFSEKISTRIKVRPAFEEALKTAREIKAHAPHCRVLFTVYEMKRLGRDAAELTALADHLTEHGLVLEMLAGPLPGIYDPTGPGKLLFGFFAAMAETERETIRESTLEGLDAAARKGKYGGRPPVITDDMLHTVLRRKALGESVEQIQPDLIIPTGKRKGQSPSVASIYRALAEYQKAQAYPDAVEAAQADFTALRQRSATAPPARRGPLLAVPTLRRL
- a CDS encoding type II toxin-antitoxin system Phd/YefM family antitoxin yields the protein MKRMTAEEARRNFADLLNEVGFQGSQVLITRHGKPLARLVPAIGESPQVHASDCPLDSVHWLRHATAAAGRLANETPEAHTDRISAMALADAIAHFAELGNWATVTLRDIAEHATLMKRDRFRGLCTCGGLD
- a CDS encoding endonuclease VII domain-containing protein, yielding MQEALTPELDRRCGNPECNAALGQDTRQKYCKPKCRDRATYLRRGGKEFVYARSIENLYGVSVDEYTARMQAQGGRCAVCRDEPEEGKRLHVDHNHASGAVRDLLCRWCNYALGNAKDSPSRLRAMADYLERHQR
- a CDS encoding integrase, with amino-acid sequence MTTEHEEEVIEAELVEENLPALLDPAPRVRPAVDRHTILYPGQSVPTESETPRYTERDLYVSARTAERLEKQSAPKNTSANYTSQRNLFAAWCTEQGRVSRPCTTATYVEYVAHLIEEGRSPNSISAAMSAIRTWMPEDKKPGTKQARGMLNEYKKTWAKRTAVRKAPPITDALLRAMVATCDLRTTTGRRDRCMLLLGRGALNRRIELADLSMADVTVDDDFVTLHIGYSKTDQEAKGEYTEIPADPDPLLDPVGAVRDWLTSLHHLGVREGAFFRALTSRGTLQSRAVATERGDYVSGDAINDWVRGRAHKAGTKNWQKVTAHGLRRGGAQTIADAGGDPTKQGRWKPGSAVVKREYLDRAQSRAQNPWLKVQERRRSDGL